The sequence TGGATGTATCACCATTATACTTCTTTACCAACTCCTTGACCGTTTTCTTGATTGCACTAACATACTCCTTAACAACCCCTTTATTTCGGACTTTATTTGTTAGCGTGTTGTTTCTATATGGAGTGCCTGTTCCAGACATGAAATGGTCAACCATATCCAATGCGATATCTTCCATATCCCCTATAGAAGTGAGTCTAACTAAAGATTCAAAATCTCTTCGCCAATCATCTTCTTCCCTATACTTGAAATTATCTTCATATAACCAAAAATTTAATATATCCTCTAGTTGTTTTTTAGACTTATCATTGTATTGCATGTCCTCAGGGTTCTTTCTTATTTCCGTTTGATAGATTAGCAATTTATCCTCTTCGTAAGCTTCATAGGTTGGTTTGACGAATCTTCCTGTGTTATCATCTGCTCCTGATCTATGTCCACTCGGATCTGTATAATTCAATGGATTATTCTCCACGTACGTATACAAATTCAACGTCAGCGGATTATTAATCTCGCCCTCATACGTATCCTCCGATATAAACCGGGCCGGACGCGGGTCGTAATACCGGGCTTGCAGGTAGTAGTACTGCGTCTTCCGATCCCAGTAATAAGCGGCATAGCGGTATGGATTTTCCTTCACCAGCTCTGTTGTGATATCCTCGGTCGGCTCTGCTTCCTCCGTTACGAGGTCGGTGATTCCTGCAGAGGTGTCGGTAACCGTTTCTTCCGCCGCTGCCGAAGCGCCGGTTACGGTCTGTTCCTCGCTTGGCTTGCTCTTAGCCTTGCCATTAGCCTTGCCATTAGCCTTGCCATTGGCGTTGCCGTTGCCGGGATGGTAGTCCGGTTCGGTGTTGCCGCTCTCGTCTTCCGGTCCCTGCAAGGAGCCCGGGCTGCCGTTGCCGCTTCCGAGATCCCCCATCCAGCCAATACCTTCACGCACACGCTCTCCATACCGGTTGTACATCCCGGTCACCAGACCCCAGGCATCGTATTCGTAGCGGGCCGCTACTTTGCCCTCGGCATCCGTCAGTGCGACGACATCCCCATGGCCGTTATACACATACCAATAGGTCTGTCCCTTGTACGTAATCGTCAGCGGCCGCTCGTTCGTATCGTATGAATACGACTTCGTGACCCCACCGGCTCCATCCCGTTCCTCAGTGATGACCCAAGTATCGCCTTTATAGACGTAGTTCATTACTTCTTGCGTTTCGCCCGTATGATTGAACCGGGTCTTGCTGATTCTCCGTCCCAGCATATCATAGGCATACTTCTCGCCGAATCCGTCCGGGAAGGTGACCTTGGTCAGCTGCCCACGCGCATTCCACTCATACTTGCTGCGGGCGTCGGTCAGCAGATTTCCGGCATCGTCATACGAGTAATCGTATTCCTCGTACCGGATCAGGTCTTCCCGGTGAACCAGCTGATTCCGGGTATTGTACGTATATTTCGTTCCGATGACCGTATATCCCTTGCCGACTTCACGAATGCGTTCGAATAGCTTATCATGACCGCCCGGCGGCAGGTTAACTTCGCCGTTGACGATGTTATCGATTGCGGCCAGGATATGTTCGATTTGGCCGGTTTCAAACAAGCTGTCTATTCCCTCGACTGATCCCTCTACCGATCCCGCACCTGAACCAAACTGCCTGCCTAGTTTCTTATATAGGCCGAGCTTCTTGCCGTTCCCTTTCTCGAGCGCTTTTATCCAGCCTTTGCCGCAGCCAGCACCGCTTGAGTTCGAGCCCTTATCCTTATCCTTATCCTTACCATTGCCGTTACCTTTGCCTTTGCCGTTGCCGTTACCATTGCCATTGCCATTACCATTACCGTTGCCATTACCGTTGCCATTTCCAATACCATTACCGTTTCCGTTTCCACCACCGTTGTCACTACCATTGCCGTTTCCATTGCCACCACCGTTGTCATTACCATTGCCGTTTCCGTTTCCACCACCGTTGTCATTACCATTGCCGTTTCCATTGCCGCCACCGTTGTCATTACCATTGCCGTTTCCGTTTCCACCACCGTTGTCACTACCATTGCCGTTTCCGTTGCCATTACCCGGATCGGAATTCCCGTTACCTCCGCCATTATCGGTGTTCACCAAAGCGAGATTAGAGGAGGCCATTCCGGCGGTTACAGGAGATTTCACTGAATACACGGCGTCCGACAATTTCGGTATCTCAATATCGCTTACTTTTCCGCTGTAGCTCGTATTGCTGGCAGCGCTGTCGCTATCCTTTCCTTTTCCATTACCATTACCATTACCATTACCGTTTCCGTTGCCATTCCCGTTTCCGTTTCCATTGCCATTACCATTGCCATTACCGTCTATCGTACAGGGCTCGATATCTCCGGGATCGGTCGGGTCCGAAGTTACTTTCTGAGGCTTCATCCCATAGGATTCAAGCACCTTCGCTACCAGCTCTTCCGTCGTGATGACTTGTCCGTTGTCCGCGATTGTTCCCTGAATGACCGTTTTGCGTACCGTCCGGTTCCCGGCGCCATCATATTCGTATTCCATAATGTCGCCTTCAGCCGTCTGTATGCGGCTAAGCTGCTCACGGTCATTATACGTATAGCCTGTGGTCTTCCCTTGCTCCTGGACACCGGTAATAAACTCACGGGCATTATGAGTATAGGCGGCGGCATGAAGGTCTTGGCCGGCTCCGGTCGTCTTAAGTGAATCCACCAGATGTCCCGCGGTGTAATCCAGGGCAGTGACTGTTCCGTTCGGGTACTTTATCGCTTTAACATATCCGTCGGCGTCATAAACATACTCATACTTGAAGCCCTTGCTGTCGGTGTATCCCGTTGGGCGGCCGTTCGCATCGAGGACATATGCCGTCCGGCTGTCGTTTACCGTCTCCGCAATCTTATCCCCGTTCTGATCGTACTCATAGAGAACCGTATCCCCATTAGAATAAGTGACCTGCTTCAACTGGTTGTTGTTATAGTAAGCGTAAGTTATCGTTCCTTCTGCGCTGGATTTGCTAAGCAGGTTGCCCGCTTTATCATAGGTGTATTTATACCAGGTTCCATCGCTGTATTCCTCAAGAACTTTACGGTTCATGAAGTCGTACTTATACTTTATCGTCAAGCCGCCCGGCTTCTTCTCGAGCACCAAATTTCCGTTGGCATCGTACTGGTACTCAAATACGTCTTGTCCCGTTTCCGAACGCTCGATGACTTTCTGAAGCCGGCGGCCAAGCTCATCATAGTTATAAGCGGTCTTCTGGTCATTTCCGTCCTTTTGCGAGGTCCGGTTCAGTTCGGCATCATAGGTATACTCGGTTTTAAGTTCACCCTCAGAAGACTGCTTCTCCAAAACGGAAGTCAGGCTGTCCTGAAGGTCATAATTGTAACGGACTGAGCCATAGACGGGCCGTACATCTTCCAGCATATTACCGGCTGTATCGTAACGGTAGGCAAAAATGCCTCCGTCCGCTTTTTCCTCACGGATCGTGCGTCCGGACGTGTCAAAGGCGTACTTGTCCTCATCCCCGGTACGGTTCACCACGGTTTCCGGCCGGCCATCCACATCCAGCTTGAAAGATTGAATCTTACCAAGGGCATCCTTTTCCTGCAGCATGTTCCCCCGATAATCGTACAGCCATTCCGTATCGCGCCCATAAGGTCTTCGTTCCGCCGTAACAAAGCCTGCCTTGTTATACTCCTGTTTGACCCAATGGCCTGCCGGATCAATCGTCTTCGTCTGCTGTCCCTCGGAATCATAATTGTACACCGTGGAATGTCCATTCCCGTCAGTGGACGAGATCAACAGCCCCCTCGGGTCGTATGCGTAGCGTTCTTCGATACGTTCACCTGTCATCGACGGATTCTCATAATGAATACTGCCGGTCAAGTTCCCGGCTGCATTGAATACGGAACGGCTCACATTCCCATTCGGATCTTTCTCCAGTACCGCATTGCCCGCACCGTCGTACACATAGCTTGTAAGAGCGGAGATATTCTCTTGACTTAAATGGGTCGTCCCCTGCTTGTAGTTTGCGATTTCAGTAGGCTGACCGGCCTCATCGTAACGGTAGGACGTAATGTTATTCAAGCCGTCGAACGAGAGCAGCTCGTTTCCGGCAGTATCAAATACAGATAACTGGCTGCTTCCGTCCGGCTGTACCGTTCGAACCTGCCGGCCCATATTATCATACTCGTATTTCGTAATCCGTTCGGTCACTTGTTCGCCGGCTTTGTTCTGTTCGGCAGCCTGCAGCAGTTGACCATGCTCATTGTAGAGATAGGCGGTTACCAGGCCTGAAGCGGACGTCTCTTCCTCCAATAGACCATCTGATGAATACCGGTATGACGTCTTCGCCCACTCGCTCCCGTTAAGCTGGCGCTGTTCTTCCTTGACATGCCCCCACGCGTCGGTTGTGTAACGTAGGGTCTGCGTGCTTCCGGAAGGGTCGATGTCTTCAATCCTTTCGGATACCCTCCCATACGCATCCGACTTCGTTATCGTCCGCTGTCCTCCCTCGCCAACGGACTGAACTTCATTTCCGAAAGCATCATATTTTATAGAGGATACATCCCCCGACCCAGAGACGGTCCGGATTACCTGGCCCGACGGATCAAAGGATTGCTTGCTGGAGTAGACGACCTCCTGACCGCTCTCGTTCAGCGCCGGTGTCCGTGTCTCTACGGTCCGTCCAGTATAAGCATACTCCACTTTATTTCCATTGCTGTCAGTCTCGCTAAGCTTGCGTCCCAGCTTATCATAGGCCGTACGCTGAATACTAAGCAATTCATTTCCCGCGTAAAGGCTATCCGTCTCTCCCGAAGCAAGCGATATCCCGTTCCATTCCGGGGCGCGCCCGCCTGTCGCCTTCTGGGTGACACGGTCATTGCCGTCATAAACGTACCGCGTCCAGGACTCGTTCGGCCCTTTCACTTCAATCAGCCGGCCGGCACTGTCATAGCGGCTGGTTGTCACCGCTTCGCTTAGCGTATCCGAACTAAAGCTGACGGAAATGCCTGTAGGAACGACCGGCTTGACAAGCGAGGTCTGCTTGGTTACCCGATCCCATGCATCATAAACGAACTCCGTCCGCCCACCGTCGGGTTCAACAACCGCAAACTGCCTTCCTGCACTGTCGTACTCGAATTTTGTTGTGAATGCGCCCGGCATGACCACGGTCTTCACCAGATTTCCGGCTTTGTCATGCAAGGTTTCCGTTGTTTCGCCATGAGCATCCGTATGCTTTAGCACTAGCCCCCGGCTGTCGTACTCGAAGGCTTCTTCCAGCTTGCCCCCGGTTCCATCTTCAAGAGGAACCGTCGTTTGGGATACGACATTGCCCGCTCCGTCCAAGACATAGGTCGTCTTGGTCAACCCGTCGGACTCTTCCGTCAAATGCCCTCCATCGTCATAGCTGTAGGTGTGTACAATTTCTTTGGCCTGATCGTTTTTGTCCTTCTGTACCTGCCGTTTAACGCGGCCCCATGCATCATATTGAAAGTCCTCAACCAGTCCATCCGGACTTTCACGATGCGTCACCCATCCGACATCATTGAAGGCCGAGACCGTCGCCGCGGCGTCCGCCGTACCGGCATCGGTAATTGTCTTTACACGGTTACCGTTCAAGTCGTTAACATAGGATACGTCCGTTCCGTCCGAGGTAAGAAAACCGTTCTCGTCATACGTATAGAAGAAGACATTGCCGGCGCCATCTGTACGTTTAGACAACAGTCCCTTGGCATTGTATTCCTCTTTGGAGACAATGGTCTGAGCCTCATTAACCCCTGCGGGATCAACCGCTTGAACGGTCGTCGTTCTGCTGACGATTTTCCGGCCATTCTTCACGTAGGTATAAGCAATATTGTGAACCAGCGGCCCCGTCTCACGAATCAAATCCTGCTGTGCGTCATATTCGTAATGAACAATACGGCCCGAAGGGCTTTGCTGGGCGACAACTTGATCCTTGTCGTTATACCGGTACCTCTGAACAACTTCGAGCGGTCCGGTCTCACTGACCAGGTTATTGGCGCTGTATTGATAAGCGGTTACCGCCTGCTCGGCGCCGTTTTCCGTCTTGACGGATTCTTCCTTTTCGGTTAACCGGTACGCATTATTCCAGCGCAGCGTATAAGCGCCAAGCGGATTTTCAACCTTTGCTTCACTCTCTCCATACTGTACGGCCAGATATTCTTCCTTAGCGTCCTGCTTGCGATTCATGCCCATCCGGGTTACGCGGTTCTTAGCATCATATTTCCAGTCTGTTACCACCGACTCCGGCGTAATGCCGCTTGCTGTCCGATCATTATTGCCATTGTCGATCACCTGGCTAACCCTGTGCAGATCGTCGTAGACGAACCGGATGATTTTTTGGGACGGATCACGATAGCCTACAAATTCGCCGTCCGAATTATATATGAAAAAGAACTTTTTCTTCGTGCCCTCGATGTTTCCTTGTCCGTCGAGTTCCGTCATGACCGTCGATTGCAGGTCCCCCGTGTTCGGCTGGTACTGAAATTGCACCAAATGACCATTCGTGTCTCTAATGCTCTCGATCCGGTTATCATAACCGTGATCCGTGTGCCAACGCGACCAACTGAAATAAACCTCGTTCAAGCTTCGGTCCTGAATCAGCCAAAATCGTCCGTCGTTCTTGAAGCGGTAGCGAAGCTGATCCGGCCACTCCATAACGAAAGCGTTTCTGTCGTCAGGATTATCCTCATTAGGGTCCATCGACATTTTCGGGTAATATTGCTTCTGTCCATTCACATACGTCGCATACCCGCCGTTCTCCGGCTTAAACCAGTAGAGTGTTCCGTCGAAGCCTTGCCAGGTGATGTTATCATCTTTCCATTTCGTAAGCCTGGAATCTAGACTGAAGGTCCATCCATAGCCGAGCAGCCCTTTAATCCGGTTCTGGTGGTTATACGTAAAATTGACATCAATATTAATCCCCGGACTCTGCTGGGTGAATCCCTGGAAGGTCTCCGTACCGTTGCCTGTCGCAAGGTTAATCCGCACCTGCTGATCCGCCACAGACGCTTCTGAATTCGGTACGTATTCCTCTAATCCGGTCCCCGGGATAAACGGGTACAGCGGCAGTGTCTCCTCCGTCCTATTCCCTGCGATATCCTGTGCCGTTACGCGAATCGTCTCCGAATCTCCCGGCTGAACCGAGAGCGCCGCACGAAGCGGGGAAGTCGTCCATTCCTTCGTCTCCTGCTGGGAACCTTGTATGGTCATATTTTTCAACCCGACGACCAGATCGCGAGTCTCAACGGCCAGACGGCTGCCGCCCAGCGGATAGATACCGATGATTTCGGGGCCCGTCCGGTCTAGCATTACCCTTTGGTACTCCGTCGAATAAGCAGGCGCGCTGATTTCACTAATCACCGGTTCTCCGCCTTCCTCTTCAGGAGGCAGCTCAAAGGAAACCTGCATCGGCATAGCCGAAAGGCGCCAGTAATAGATGCCATCCGGCAGAGAATGACCGTTCGCATCTTTCCCGCTCCAGACGAATTGGTTTAAACCGGATACGTCCACACGTTCATCCACCAGCTTGTATATTTGACCGCTTCGAATGTCCTTAACATCTACGGTTACCGTATAGCCGGAGGGAGCGTTAATCGCTTCCCCTTCCTGGGAACCTATCCAGCTACTCAGAGTATCCGTCCACTTCAGGGTCATCTGCCCGCTATCCGCAGGGAAAATAGGCACCGACTCTGACATTTGAAGATTGGAGCCCCCGGAACCGCCATTCTGCTCGCCAATTTCGGGCATCTCCTCCAGAATCTGATCACCATCAAAGCTGTAGAACTGCGGTGTTTCTGTTAAATCAGTACCGTTCTCCCATGCCTCATCCACCGCATCCGCCGAACCGGATTCCAGCGCGGCAATTCCTTCAGCGACCGTTCCTCCCAGCTGTGCGCCGGCTTCGGCCAAAACCTCGGCAGGCGCCAGACCGGCCAACAAGGCCAAGATCAGCAAACCTGCAATACTCTTCTTCCATCTGCTTTTTCCCATTACTCCACCCCGTGTTCTTCCGAAAAAACAAAAAAACCGCAACGCCAATGTAAGCGTTCGGCCGCAGGTTATCTTACGCCGATCGATATTTTGGCGGTCTGGCAATCCTTCTTCAGGACCCATGACTTTGCGTCCCCACCTTACGATGGGTTTGCCTTTTCATTTCATCGATTCTTATTTATTACTTATGGTTCAGTACCATGATCCTATTTTAGCAGATTTCGGAGGAATTTAAAGGAAAAATAAGAGGCTGTACGATGCTGCGTGGATAATCAGACCTATTCGGCTTATTTAAGAGAAAAAGAGCCCGCATCCCTAAATGCGAACTCTTATCCTCCCGTGTCCAGACCGAAGCGGCCGACCACGACTTCTTTTTCCTGGTCATCCAAAATATCCAGATTGCGGTAGATCCAATCTATACTATTAGATTTGAGAGACTAGTAGTACAAATCGCTTATATGACTAAAGCCACATTCATTCTTAATTAACATTATGAAAAAGTATGTTATTTCCACTAAATTTTCATGAAGGAGCAACCGTTAACTATGATAAGAGGTAAACATAATGAATAAGGTACAGCCAATCAAGTCTCTATCTGATATAATCCATTAGGACTGTCTACATAATTTGTCTATATAAATGGGGGTATATTATGAAATTGGCAACAAAATTAACGTGGATGATGCTGCTTGTGCTTCTGCTCGTGGGGTCCTCCATCGGATTCTTCGGCTATCGCGCCGCCTATGACCAGTTGGACGAGGCTGCGGGCCTCGAACTTGTAGGCTGCGCCAATATCACAACCGGCCTAGTCGATCCCAAGCAGATTAGTGCTCTGGCCGCAGGCGACACAAGCTATCTCAGCGAAATTGAGGACAAGATCGGCTGGATTATAGACCATAAACCGATTTTTAAGGAAGCCTTTATTCTATCGCTGGACGGAAAAATTCTTGCCGCCGATATGAATATGAAAGCCAGAGGTTACAAAGCAGGAGATTCCTTCTATTTCAGCGACGAAGATAAATCCATGATTACTAAAATGAAGCACTCCACTTACTCCAAAGTATACACCTACCAGGGAACCTCTCTAAAAACCGGCTACGGCCCCATCTACCAAGAAAATGATCCAACCAAACCGATTATCGCTCTGATGGCCATCAACTTTGACGGTCCTCTCGTTAAAGAGAGAACGCTCGATATCATCATTAAGCCTTTTATCATCGGCGCATCCATTCTTGTTGCCGCCATCCTGATTGCCTATGTCCTTATCCGCCGTATGGTTAGCCCGCTGTCCAAGCTGTCCCTCGCCGTCAATCAGGTTGCCCACGGTAATCTTACACAAGAACTTCCGGCAAATAACAGCAAAGATGAAATCGGTACGCTGACCCGGGATTTTAATGAAATGACCGGCAACCTGAGCAAGCTCATTACCGAAGTGAACGAAACCTCCCTGCAGGTTGCTTCTTCTTCGCAGGAGCTGTCGGCAAGCGCACAAGAGACGAACCGGACCGGTGAGCATACCGTCGGTGTAACCATCGAGCTTGCCGAAGGGGCGCAAGTGCAGCTTCGGCACTTGGAAAGCAGCTACCAAGCGGTGCAGGAAATGTCCAGGTTCATTGACGAAATCGCGCAAAACGCCGACAAGGCCATGAACGACGCCATCAAGGGAGCCGATAAGGCCCGGACCGGAAGGGATTCCATGGATTCCACGACCCGGCAGATGAACATCATGAGCGGAAGCATTGAAGATCTGTCCGGCATCATTCATACACTGGCCGGCCACTCCAAGGAAATTGAGAGCATCGTCGGTACGATCGCGAGCATCGCGGAAGAGACGAATCTGCTGGCGCTGAACGCGGCGATCGAAGCCGCCCGGGCCGGCGAAGAAGGCCGCGGCTTTGCTGTCGTTGCCAATTCCGTTCGCAAGCTGGCCGAGCGGTCGGGCGATTCGGCCAGACAAATCGGCCAGCTGCTGGGCCTGATTGTCGCTCAGATGGATCTGGCCGGGGAGACGATGGACCGTTCGAATGTGGAAATGAAGCAGGGTACATTGATGGTAGCCAATGCCGGACAGGCCTTCTCGGAGATTGAAGGCTCCGTATCGGGCATGGCGGCGCAAAGCCAGGAAGTCTCCGAAACGATGCGGCAGCTGGCGGAAATCGCAGACGGACTGGTTGAAGCGATTCAGAGCACCGTCAGCGTATCCAACCAGACCGCAGCGAACTCGGAAAGCTTGTCTGCCGCTTCGCAGCAGCAGCTCGCCGCAATGCAGGAAGTCGAGGCTTCCTCCGCTTTCCTCTCCTCCTTGGCGGACAAGCTGCAGCGGCTTGTGGAGCAATTCAAGGTGGCATAGAGACAGACATATTGATACTTGATATATAAATACAGCAGCCAGGCATACCGGAATGATCCGGCCTGCCTGGCTGTTTTCATTATCAGATCCAAAGGAACTTTAAGCCGCGGTAGAGCGGGATTCGTTCCGCCTTTCCGGCGCGCCTGAAACAAGCAAAATTCCGGCAAATACCAGTGCCGTTCCCGCCAAGTGGCGAAGGGAAATCGGTTCGCCAAGGAATGTATGGGACAGCCAAAGCGCGCTTACGGGAATGCAGCCCGTGAATACGGCAGCCGTACCCGCCGGCACCTTGGCCACTCCCCGGAACCACAGCACATAGGCCAGGGCTGTGACAAAGATGCCGTAATACAGAATAATCCCCGCGTCCGCCGCTCCCAGTCTCGGAAATCCGGATTGAAGCAGCTCTATGACGGAGCAAGCCAGAAACATCAAGAAGGCGAAGAATGTTACATAGGCCGCCGCAAGCAAGGAAGAAATGCGGGGAGAGAGCATTTTCCGAAGTACGGTCAGCGCCGCTTCTCCGGCAACGGCTGCCGACAGCAGCAGCATACCGGTTACCGAAGCGGGCCTGTCTGCGGCACCGGACATGAGCAGGGGAGGGACCTGGATGACCGCTATGCCCGCCAGTGAGCATAAGATTCCGCCCCCTCTTCGCCCGGTTATTTTTTCCCCCAATAAAATGTAAGAGAGCAGCGCCACCACAAACGGAGTAAGGCTTGTCATAATTCCGCCCTCGGCGGCGGAAGCGAACCGGAGACCATACAGCATGAACACCCGAAACAGGAACATGCCAAAGAAAGCCTGCGCCAGTAGCAGCAGCATGTCCCGGATGCCTATTTTCCAGGTACCTTTATGGGTCCGCAGCGCGAGCGGAATCAGAAGGAGCAGAGCGACGGCAAGGCAGACCGTTTGCGATACAAATAGTGGAAGCCGCAGAGCTGACGCTTTACCGGCGACGACGGAGCTGCCGGCAATCATCGCGGCGGCGCAAAGCTCCGCATACGCGGCTAACGGAATTTTTCTGGTCATTTTCAAATTTCACCGCTTTCGTCTTGGTTGTTATATACTGTAATCGTCAAAAGCGGTTTTTCGTAGTGCCATTTTCGCCAAGCTTTTATAGTACCACTTTAGAAAGGAGCCTACATGTGGATCACTGTTGACAAGCATTCGAGCGTTCCGATGTTCCGTCAGGTTTACCTTTCCTTGCGCAGCCGGATTCTCTCCGGGGAACTGACCGCCG is a genomic window of Paenibacillus durus ATCC 35681 containing:
- a CDS encoding DUF3289 family protein: MGKSRWKKSIAGLLILALLAGLAPAEVLAEAGAQLGGTVAEGIAALESGSADAVDEAWENGTDLTETPQFYSFDGDQILEEMPEIGEQNGGSGGSNLQMSESVPIFPADSGQMTLKWTDTLSSWIGSQEGEAINAPSGYTVTVDVKDIRSGQIYKLVDERVDVSGLNQFVWSGKDANGHSLPDGIYYWRLSAMPMQVSFELPPEEEGGEPVISEISAPAYSTEYQRVMLDRTGPEIIGIYPLGGSRLAVETRDLVVGLKNMTIQGSQQETKEWTTSPLRAALSVQPGDSETIRVTAQDIAGNRTEETLPLYPFIPGTGLEEYVPNSEASVADQQVRINLATGNGTETFQGFTQQSPGINIDVNFTYNHQNRIKGLLGYGWTFSLDSRLTKWKDDNITWQGFDGTLYWFKPENGGYATYVNGQKQYYPKMSMDPNEDNPDDRNAFVMEWPDQLRYRFKNDGRFWLIQDRSLNEVYFSWSRWHTDHGYDNRIESIRDTNGHLVQFQYQPNTGDLQSTVMTELDGQGNIEGTKKKFFFIYNSDGEFVGYRDPSQKIIRFVYDDLHRVSQVIDNGNNDRTASGITPESVVTDWKYDAKNRVTRMGMNRKQDAKEEYLAVQYGESEAKVENPLGAYTLRWNNAYRLTEKEESVKTENGAEQAVTAYQYSANNLVSETGPLEVVQRYRYNDKDQVVAQQSPSGRIVHYEYDAQQDLIRETGPLVHNIAYTYVKNGRKIVSRTTTVQAVDPAGVNEAQTIVSKEEYNAKGLLSKRTDGAGNVFFYTYDENGFLTSDGTDVSYVNDLNGNRVKTITDAGTADAAATVSAFNDVGWVTHRESPDGLVEDFQYDAWGRVKRQVQKDKNDQAKEIVHTYSYDDGGHLTEESDGLTKTTYVLDGAGNVVSQTTVPLEDGTGGKLEEAFEYDSRGLVLKHTDAHGETTETLHDKAGNLVKTVVMPGAFTTKFEYDSAGRQFAVVEPDGGRTEFVYDAWDRVTKQTSLVKPVVPTGISVSFSSDTLSEAVTTSRYDSAGRLIEVKGPNESWTRYVYDGNDRVTQKATGGRAPEWNGISLASGETDSLYAGNELLSIQRTAYDKLGRKLSETDSNGNKVEYAYTGRTVETRTPALNESGQEVVYSSKQSFDPSGQVIRTVSGSGDVSSIKYDAFGNEVQSVGEGGQRTITKSDAYGRVSERIEDIDPSGSTQTLRYTTDAWGHVKEEQRQLNGSEWAKTSYRYSSDGLLEEETSASGLVTAYLYNEHGQLLQAAEQNKAGEQVTERITKYEYDNMGRQVRTVQPDGSSQLSVFDTAGNELLSFDGLNNITSYRYDEAGQPTEIANYKQGTTHLSQENISALTSYVYDGAGNAVLEKDPNGNVSRSVFNAAGNLTGSIHYENPSMTGERIEERYAYDPRGLLISSTDGNGHSTVYNYDSEGQQTKTIDPAGHWVKQEYNKAGFVTAERRPYGRDTEWLYDYRGNMLQEKDALGKIQSFKLDVDGRPETVVNRTGDEDKYAFDTSGRTIREEKADGGIFAYRYDTAGNMLEDVRPVYGSVRYNYDLQDSLTSVLEKQSSEGELKTEYTYDAELNRTSQKDGNDQKTAYNYDELGRRLQKVIERSETGQDVFEYQYDANGNLVLEKKPGGLTIKYKYDFMNRKVLEEYSDGTWYKYTYDKAGNLLSKSSAEGTITYAYYNNNQLKQVTYSNGDTVLYEYDQNGDKIAETVNDSRTAYVLDANGRPTGYTDSKGFKYEYVYDADGYVKAIKYPNGTVTALDYTAGHLVDSLKTTGAGQDLHAAAYTHNAREFITGVQEQGKTTGYTYNDREQLSRIQTAEGDIMEYEYDGAGNRTVRKTVIQGTIADNGQVITTEELVAKVLESYGMKPQKVTSDPTDPGDIEPCTIDGNGNGNGNGNGNGNGNGNGNGNGNGNGKGKDSDSAASNTSYSGKVSDIEIPKLSDAVYSVKSPVTAGMASSNLALVNTDNGGGNGNSDPGNGNGNGNGSDNGGGNGNGNGNDNGGGNGNGNGNDNGGGNGNGNGNDNGGGNGNGNGSDNGGGNGNGNGIGNGNGNGNGNGNGNGNGNGNGKGKGNGNGKDKDKDKGSNSSGAGCGKGWIKALEKGNGKKLGLYKKLGRQFGSGAGSVEGSVEGIDSLFETGQIEHILAAIDNIVNGEVNLPPGGHDKLFERIREVGKGYTVIGTKYTYNTRNQLVHREDLIRYEEYDYSYDDAGNLLTDARSKYEWNARGQLTKVTFPDGFGEKYAYDMLGRRISKTRFNHTGETQEVMNYVYKGDTWVITEERDGAGGVTKSYSYDTNERPLTITYKGQTYWYVYNGHGDVVALTDAEGKVAARYEYDAWGLVTGMYNRYGERVREGIGWMGDLGSGNGSPGSLQGPEDESGNTEPDYHPGNGNANGKANGKANGKAKSKPSEEQTVTGASAAAEETVTDTSAGITDLVTEEAEPTEDITTELVKENPYRYAAYYWDRKTQYYYLQARYYDPRPARFISEDTYEGEINNPLTLNLYTYVENNPLNYTDPSGHRSGADDNTGRFVKPTYEAYEEDKLLIYQTEIRKNPEDMQYNDKSKKQLEDILNFWLYEDNFKYREEDDWRRDFESLVRLTSIGDMEDIALDMVDHFMSGTGTPYRNNTLTNKVRNKGVVKEYVSAIKKTVKELVKKYNGDTSKLKYNAADRDNSLMVKAMSHKINQPAFNGFLDSKVKGYGITIHGFEGNSIKLSSVKKNGSTYSGTLHFMLWDNFGLDEEDVTQQRKWGGLRSWYILQHYTELKGRHKPFLTIIEFDEKF
- a CDS encoding methyl-accepting chemotaxis protein, whose product is MKLATKLTWMMLLVLLLVGSSIGFFGYRAAYDQLDEAAGLELVGCANITTGLVDPKQISALAAGDTSYLSEIEDKIGWIIDHKPIFKEAFILSLDGKILAADMNMKARGYKAGDSFYFSDEDKSMITKMKHSTYSKVYTYQGTSLKTGYGPIYQENDPTKPIIALMAINFDGPLVKERTLDIIIKPFIIGASILVAAILIAYVLIRRMVSPLSKLSLAVNQVAHGNLTQELPANNSKDEIGTLTRDFNEMTGNLSKLITEVNETSLQVASSSQELSASAQETNRTGEHTVGVTIELAEGAQVQLRHLESSYQAVQEMSRFIDEIAQNADKAMNDAIKGADKARTGRDSMDSTTRQMNIMSGSIEDLSGIIHTLAGHSKEIESIVGTIASIAEETNLLALNAAIEAARAGEEGRGFAVVANSVRKLAERSGDSARQIGQLLGLIVAQMDLAGETMDRSNVEMKQGTLMVANAGQAFSEIEGSVSGMAAQSQEVSETMRQLAEIADGLVEAIQSTVSVSNQTAANSESLSAASQQQLAAMQEVEASSAFLSSLADKLQRLVEQFKVA
- a CDS encoding DMT family transporter, which produces MTRKIPLAAYAELCAAAMIAGSSVVAGKASALRLPLFVSQTVCLAVALLLLIPLALRTHKGTWKIGIRDMLLLLAQAFFGMFLFRVFMLYGLRFASAAEGGIMTSLTPFVVALLSYILLGEKITGRRGGGILCSLAGIAVIQVPPLLMSGAADRPASVTGMLLLSAAVAGEAALTVLRKMLSPRISSLLAAAYVTFFAFLMFLACSVIELLQSGFPRLGAADAGIILYYGIFVTALAYVLWFRGVAKVPAGTAAVFTGCIPVSALWLSHTFLGEPISLRHLAGTALVFAGILLVSGAPERRNESRSTAA